Proteins encoded together in one Bradyrhizobium sp. CB82 window:
- a CDS encoding asparaginase, protein MFEERSKSRPRVVVVGTGGTIASSATVSTDFHNYDVSDSIEQILAAVPEAAELADLCGVQAVNISSHRIDNSILLSLARRVSEALDDPGTDGVVITHGTDTLEETAYFLHLVLRTTKPVVVVGAMRPARSLSSDGALNFFNAVATATTQSSRGKGVLVVANGHIYGARDVMKRDTSSIDAIQGSKFGILGEVREHAAQFFHSPVQRHTASSEFEINRLQELPQVDILFDHQAAGTHLCRASVEAGSKAIVVAGMGNGSLSPGLRKGAALARDAGVIFIRASRSGQGIVAPLHSDAELGIITAGSLPPQKARILAMLGIAHAKDIEQLQRAFDSY, encoded by the coding sequence ATGTTTGAAGAGAGAAGCAAATCCCGACCGCGCGTCGTAGTCGTGGGAACAGGCGGCACTATTGCATCTTCCGCGACCGTTTCCACAGACTTTCACAACTACGATGTCAGCGACTCCATCGAGCAGATCCTGGCAGCCGTCCCGGAAGCCGCCGAACTCGCCGACCTTTGCGGAGTGCAGGCAGTCAACATCAGCAGCCACAGAATCGACAACTCGATTCTTTTAAGCCTCGCGCGTCGCGTCTCAGAGGCGCTAGACGATCCCGGCACAGATGGCGTTGTCATCACCCACGGCACGGATACACTCGAGGAAACTGCCTATTTCCTGCATCTCGTGCTTCGAACGACCAAGCCCGTTGTGGTGGTCGGCGCGATGCGTCCGGCCAGGTCGCTGAGCTCGGATGGAGCACTCAATTTTTTCAATGCCGTCGCCACAGCCACAACACAGTCTTCCCGGGGCAAGGGTGTTCTGGTGGTGGCCAACGGTCACATCTACGGCGCTCGTGACGTCATGAAGCGGGACACATCCTCAATCGACGCCATTCAGGGATCGAAATTCGGCATACTGGGTGAGGTCCGGGAACATGCCGCCCAATTCTTCCATTCTCCGGTACAGCGGCATACTGCATCCAGCGAATTCGAGATCAACCGCCTGCAGGAACTTCCTCAGGTTGATATTCTGTTCGATCATCAGGCGGCGGGCACTCACCTTTGCCGGGCATCCGTAGAGGCTGGTTCCAAGGCGATCGTCGTCGCAGGCATGGGCAACGGAAGCTTGTCGCCCGGGCTACGCAAAGGTGCCGCGCTTGCGCGCGATGCCGGTGTCATCTTCATTCGCGCCAGCAGATCCGGTCAGGGCATCGTGGCGCCGCTGCACAGCGATGCAGAGCTGGGCATCATCACGGCAGGTTCTCTACCGCCACAAAAGGCGAGAATCCTGGCGATGCTCGGCATCGCCCACGCCAAAGACATCGAGCAGTTGCAGAGGGCTTTCGATAGCTATTGA
- a CDS encoding AraC family transcriptional regulator, which produces MEAKREFRGSDTHGVLQRFGADIRATSEGHGWSSIYASIQRENPFEGRFEAIADDLIVLHRSGPVQTTFASGGHVTSRCIPKGSIFFLPAGHACEVGLHGALDTLHIYLRANLIPVHDVTPLLVERDVVIQHLAQAVEQAVCENAPNSDRFIDPIARALANRVSAISRSSEPWQVQTAGLPEYQLRRLQDFIEANLEGEITLAAMASACGIGTKSFVRAFAATTGKSPYQYVIAARVERAKRLIEQDQEGLAEIALRCGFSHQEHLTRAFRRLTGQTPGRYRRSVN; this is translated from the coding sequence ATGGAAGCCAAGCGCGAGTTTAGAGGCTCCGATACCCACGGTGTTCTGCAACGGTTTGGGGCCGACATCCGTGCTACAAGTGAGGGGCATGGATGGTCTTCGATTTACGCGTCGATCCAAAGAGAGAATCCCTTCGAGGGGCGGTTCGAAGCGATCGCTGACGACCTCATTGTGTTGCACCGTAGCGGCCCCGTGCAGACGACCTTTGCGTCCGGCGGGCACGTCACTTCACGTTGCATTCCAAAAGGAAGCATCTTTTTTTTGCCGGCAGGTCATGCGTGCGAGGTAGGATTGCATGGGGCGCTGGATACTCTCCATATTTATCTCCGCGCAAACTTAATTCCTGTCCACGATGTTACACCGCTGCTGGTGGAACGGGATGTGGTTATACAGCATCTGGCACAGGCGGTTGAGCAGGCGGTTTGCGAGAATGCCCCGAATTCAGATCGCTTCATCGATCCGATAGCGCGGGCGCTTGCGAACAGGGTCTCCGCGATTAGCAGGAGTAGCGAACCGTGGCAGGTTCAGACCGCTGGGCTGCCTGAATACCAACTTCGGCGCCTTCAGGATTTCATAGAAGCCAATCTTGAGGGTGAGATCACCCTTGCTGCGATGGCCAGCGCGTGCGGCATCGGCACAAAGTCGTTCGTTCGAGCTTTTGCAGCAACGACCGGCAAATCACCATACCAATATGTGATCGCGGCACGTGTCGAACGGGCCAAGCGATTGATCGAGCAAGACCAGGAAGGGCTCGCTGAGATAGCTCTACGCTGTGGCTTCTCCCATCAGGAACACTTGACGCGTGCCTTCCGCAGGCTGACGGGTCAAACGCCTGGTCGGTACCGTCGCAGCGTCAACTGA
- a CDS encoding amidohydrolase family protein, whose protein sequence is MSTIAIFGSYVLSREDGRQHVLRDHWVLLEGKTIAAVTRNKPRADQVYDRPSRFILPGLLNLHNHCFSEAVARSHTEDGNGCRHDQSIVYTVLLPLTKRGADLLSPEERLAIARLGILQLLKGGATTVMEPFRNTIPEMFDAAEEMGIRFYGAPYLFSTSDAKAGPDGVVHYAGDDGAADLVTWDALYQRWHGRGEGRIGLAMSPHATDTCGPDLLKACAARARELGVPITTHLAQSRAEVETIGKRYGGRTPAEYLDWLGLLAPDLLAAHCIACTDDDLKLMAARGATVLNCPRVFARRGVTAPFSRFAEHGVRTVVGTDGYNMDLLGELNAASIISKTSSQRADVANSPELIESVTATAAGIINRPDLGTITPGATADLTVVDMTHPHLQPLYDPRRALVALANRANIDQVIVDGRVLVDQGHYGQGDEAAITSAGAAAIGRIWELPEAREVLAG, encoded by the coding sequence ATGAGCACGATCGCAATCTTCGGTAGCTATGTCCTGTCGCGCGAGGATGGTCGGCAGCATGTTCTGCGCGACCACTGGGTGTTGCTCGAAGGCAAGACCATCGCCGCGGTCACGCGCAACAAGCCGCGCGCCGACCAGGTCTATGACCGGCCTAGCCGTTTCATCCTGCCGGGCCTGTTGAACCTTCACAATCACTGCTTCAGCGAGGCTGTGGCACGCAGCCACACCGAGGATGGTAACGGCTGCCGCCACGACCAGAGCATCGTCTATACGGTGCTGTTGCCGCTCACCAAACGCGGCGCTGATCTGTTGTCACCGGAGGAGCGGCTCGCCATCGCGCGGCTTGGCATCCTCCAGCTCCTAAAAGGGGGAGCAACCACCGTGATGGAGCCGTTCCGCAATACCATTCCGGAGATGTTTGACGCCGCTGAGGAGATGGGCATCCGCTTCTATGGCGCGCCCTATCTGTTCTCGACGTCCGATGCCAAGGCCGGTCCGGACGGCGTGGTCCATTATGCTGGCGACGACGGCGCAGCCGACCTGGTGACCTGGGACGCGCTCTATCAACGTTGGCATGGCCGCGGCGAAGGACGCATTGGGCTCGCGATGAGTCCGCATGCGACCGACACTTGCGGTCCCGACCTGCTGAAGGCCTGCGCGGCGCGGGCGCGCGAGCTTGGCGTTCCCATCACGACGCATCTCGCGCAGAGCCGTGCCGAGGTCGAGACCATCGGCAAACGGTATGGTGGGCGCACGCCGGCGGAATATCTGGATTGGCTTGGGCTCCTTGCACCGGACCTGCTCGCGGCACACTGCATTGCCTGCACGGACGACGACCTGAAGCTGATGGCGGCGCGCGGCGCGACCGTGTTGAACTGCCCGCGGGTGTTTGCGCGCCGAGGCGTCACCGCGCCGTTCAGCCGTTTTGCCGAGCACGGCGTCCGGACGGTGGTTGGGACCGACGGCTACAACATGGACCTGCTCGGCGAGCTCAACGCCGCCTCGATCATCTCGAAGACGTCATCGCAGCGCGCCGATGTGGCGAATTCGCCGGAGCTGATCGAGTCGGTCACTGCGACCGCGGCCGGCATCATCAACCGGCCGGACCTCGGCACGATCACACCGGGCGCAACCGCCGATCTCACCGTCGTCGACATGACGCATCCGCACCTTCAGCCGCTATACGATCCCCGGCGCGCCCTCGTGGCGCTCGCCAACCGCGCCAATATCGATCAGGTGATCGTCGATGGCCGGGTGCTCGTCGACCAAGGCCATTACGGCCAGGGCGATGAAGCCGCGATTACTTCGGCAGGCGCGGCTGCGATTGGCAGAATATGGGAGCTTCCGGAAGCGCGGGAAGTCCTGGCTGGGTAA
- a CDS encoding ABC transporter substrate-binding protein — translation MPISRRSLLKAAAAVPALSFPGILRAEEQTTLHFIPVIDLAFVDPIYSTAQVSRNHGFMVYDTLYGMSASLEVSPQMLSGHVVSDDGRQWDLTLRDGLFWHDGERVLARDCVASIRRWAARDGFGGELMAATDELSATDDHTIRFRLKRPFPLLPQALGKAAINACFMMPERLASQDPFKPLTEVVGSGPFRFLADERVQGVRNAYARFERYQPRTDGKPDWTAGPKIVHYERVIWTTTPDAGTGVAALQTGEQDWQETTPHDLLPVIKAAGDIETRILDPRGYTCMLRLNHLQPPFDNPAIRRALLGAIDQSSFMTAVAGTDPAYQVSPIGFFAPGTPMASDVGLDIFRGPRDFAKVKADLKTAGYNGEKIVLLVPTNSLAQRPLGEIAADTLRRAGMNVEYAALDFAVVLQRQLKKDPIGQGGWSAAVANWQGIDWLNPAGNSNLRGEGKVAGWYASEKMGDLRSQWLAASDLAEQQRICRDIQALAFEEIPYLPIGLYKQPTAYRKSITGILDGTPVFWNVRPA, via the coding sequence ATGCCGATCTCCCGCCGCTCCCTGCTCAAAGCTGCAGCCGCTGTCCCGGCGCTCTCATTTCCGGGAATCTTGCGCGCCGAAGAGCAGACCACGTTGCACTTCATCCCGGTGATCGATCTTGCCTTCGTCGACCCGATCTATTCGACCGCGCAGGTCTCGCGAAACCACGGCTTCATGGTTTACGACACGCTCTACGGCATGAGCGCGTCGCTCGAGGTCTCGCCGCAGATGCTGTCCGGTCATGTCGTGTCGGATGACGGACGGCAGTGGGACCTCACGCTGCGCGATGGTCTGTTCTGGCACGACGGCGAACGCGTGCTGGCGCGCGACTGCGTTGCGAGCATCCGGCGCTGGGCGGCCCGCGACGGCTTCGGCGGCGAGCTGATGGCGGCGACCGACGAGTTGTCCGCCACTGACGATCACACCATCCGCTTCCGCCTCAAGCGCCCGTTCCCGTTGCTGCCGCAGGCGCTCGGCAAGGCCGCGATCAACGCCTGTTTCATGATGCCGGAGCGGCTCGCAAGCCAGGATCCCTTCAAGCCGCTTACCGAGGTCGTCGGGAGCGGCCCGTTCCGCTTCCTTGCGGACGAGCGCGTGCAAGGCGTGCGCAACGCCTATGCTCGCTTCGAACGCTATCAGCCCCGCACCGATGGCAAGCCGGACTGGACCGCCGGTCCCAAGATCGTGCACTACGAGCGCGTGATCTGGACCACGACGCCGGATGCCGGCACCGGTGTTGCCGCACTCCAGACTGGCGAACAGGACTGGCAGGAAACGACGCCGCATGATCTCTTGCCGGTCATCAAGGCGGCCGGCGATATCGAGACGCGGATCCTCGATCCGAGAGGCTATACCTGCATGCTGCGTCTCAATCATTTGCAGCCGCCGTTCGACAATCCCGCCATCCGCCGCGCGCTCCTCGGCGCCATCGACCAGTCCTCGTTCATGACCGCCGTCGCGGGTACCGATCCGGCCTACCAGGTGTCGCCGATTGGCTTCTTTGCGCCGGGGACGCCGATGGCGAGCGACGTCGGCCTCGATATCTTCCGCGGACCGCGCGACTTCGCCAAGGTCAAGGCGGACCTGAAGACGGCTGGCTACAATGGTGAGAAGATCGTGCTGCTCGTTCCCACCAATTCGCTGGCGCAGCGGCCGCTCGGCGAAATCGCGGCCGACACGCTGCGCAGGGCCGGCATGAACGTCGAATACGCGGCGCTGGATTTCGCGGTCGTGCTGCAACGCCAGCTCAAGAAGGATCCGATCGGGCAGGGCGGCTGGAGCGCTGCGGTCGCCAACTGGCAGGGGATCGATTGGCTCAATCCGGCCGGCAACTCCAACCTGCGCGGCGAGGGCAAGGTGGCCGGCTGGTACGCGAGCGAGAAAATGGGAGACTTGCGCAGTCAGTGGCTTGCAGCATCCGATCTGGCCGAGCAGCAGCGAATCTGCCGCGACATCCAGGCGCTCGCCTTCGAGGAAATTCCCTATCTTCCGATCGGCCTGTACAAGCAGCCTACCGCCTATCGCAAGAGCATCACCGGCATTCTCGACGGCACCCCCGTCTTCTGGAACGTACGCCCCGCATGA
- a CDS encoding MFS transporter, producing MSKNRIFSYENLVVVLMGAAFGFVFFDRLALNFLAPFLVPELHLNNTQLGALAGGLALTWAIAGYAVGTLSDYFQNRKTLLVCAIVIFSICSVGSGLANSFLTLLAARLVMGFAEGPVLPIAQSIMAAESSEHRRGFNMGVLQNFFSALLSNFAAPLVLVAIGQIYGWRSAFYIAAVPGFVVAALIVAFIREPSSGAVPISAASARNTIPLSTMLKHRNIWVCAIVSCLMVSWLLIQITFLPIYLVQVRGLSPGVMSVAVAATGIATAASSIIVPALSDRFGRRPILILSGFVGVVAPVTTVMFDGPLPLMVLFMGVGYLAIGSFSLFMATVPSETIPATHVATALGFIMGVGELAGGFAGPALAGIASDVFGPSSSMWIAATLCICAGLLCLMLDETAPRVLERHRRMIVSSPA from the coding sequence ATGAGCAAGAATCGCATTTTTAGTTATGAAAATCTCGTTGTCGTCTTGATGGGAGCCGCGTTTGGCTTCGTATTTTTCGACCGTCTGGCGCTGAATTTTCTAGCTCCATTTCTGGTGCCTGAGCTCCATCTGAACAACACCCAGCTGGGTGCCCTCGCGGGTGGCCTGGCGCTGACCTGGGCAATCGCCGGCTATGCCGTCGGCACTCTTTCGGACTATTTTCAAAATCGTAAAACGCTCCTGGTCTGCGCGATAGTGATCTTCTCGATCTGCTCGGTAGGATCCGGTCTCGCCAATTCGTTTCTGACGTTGCTTGCCGCGCGCCTCGTTATGGGATTTGCGGAAGGACCTGTACTTCCGATCGCGCAATCGATCATGGCTGCGGAATCGTCGGAGCACCGTCGCGGCTTCAACATGGGCGTTCTGCAGAATTTCTTCAGCGCGCTTCTAAGTAATTTTGCCGCTCCTCTGGTGCTCGTCGCAATTGGGCAGATCTACGGCTGGAGAAGTGCTTTCTACATTGCGGCGGTGCCTGGCTTCGTGGTGGCGGCCCTGATTGTCGCATTTATCCGTGAACCTTCGTCGGGTGCCGTTCCGATATCGGCTGCGTCTGCGCGCAACACGATCCCGCTTTCGACGATGCTGAAACATCGCAACATCTGGGTTTGCGCGATCGTGAGCTGCCTGATGGTGTCCTGGCTCCTGATCCAGATAACGTTCCTTCCGATCTACCTGGTGCAGGTTCGCGGTCTGTCGCCCGGCGTGATGAGCGTTGCCGTGGCCGCGACCGGTATCGCAACGGCCGCGTCTTCGATCATCGTACCGGCGCTGTCGGATCGATTTGGCCGCCGTCCGATTCTCATCTTGTCAGGCTTCGTCGGCGTGGTTGCCCCGGTGACAACCGTAATGTTCGATGGACCTTTGCCTTTGATGGTGTTGTTCATGGGGGTCGGCTATCTCGCCATTGGCAGCTTCTCGTTGTTCATGGCCACTGTCCCGTCCGAGACAATCCCGGCGACCCATGTTGCTACTGCGCTTGGCTTCATCATGGGGGTGGGCGAGCTCGCGGGCGGCTTCGCGGGCCCGGCCCTCGCTGGGATCGCTTCCGACGTGTTCGGTCCGTCCAGCTCGATGTGGATCGCCGCTACGCTTTGTATCTGTGCAGGCTTGCTTTGCCTGATGCTGGACGAAACTGCGCCGCGGGTGCTCGAGCGGCACAGAAGAATGATTGTGAGTTCGCCGGCATAA
- a CDS encoding NAD(P)H-dependent oxidoreductase, with the protein MKDWSPLVVGIGGTLRDGSTSERALRLALTEAARLGARTQIFAGQSLNLPHYDAIERTERATSLVEALRTADGVIIATPSYHGSISGLVKNAIDYTEDLRADARSYLAGRAVGAIVCAGGAQAMGATLGTLRTIVHALRGWPTPFSAVINTAQRPFSADGACSDPIIAQQLAFVAEQVVEFAKMRRLYESRRNGLAPQQISEAAPAQCA; encoded by the coding sequence ATGAAGGACTGGTCTCCGCTCGTCGTCGGGATCGGCGGAACGTTGCGCGACGGATCAACCTCGGAGAGGGCGCTCCGCCTGGCTTTGACAGAAGCCGCGCGGCTCGGTGCAAGAACACAGATCTTCGCGGGCCAATCGTTGAACCTGCCTCACTACGACGCCATCGAACGTACGGAGCGTGCGACGTCGTTGGTCGAAGCACTGCGCACCGCAGACGGCGTCATCATTGCCACCCCAAGCTATCATGGCTCGATCTCCGGCCTGGTCAAGAACGCAATAGACTACACCGAGGATCTCCGCGCCGACGCGCGCAGCTATCTTGCCGGACGCGCTGTCGGCGCCATCGTATGCGCGGGCGGAGCCCAAGCCATGGGAGCGACGCTGGGGACTCTGCGGACCATTGTTCACGCGCTGCGCGGTTGGCCGACTCCATTTTCAGCGGTGATTAACACCGCGCAGAGGCCATTTTCCGCAGATGGTGCGTGCAGTGATCCGATCATAGCGCAACAGCTTGCATTCGTGGCCGAGCAGGTCGTCGAGTTCGCGAAAATGCGGCGGCTGTACGAGAGCCGGCGCAATGGGCTGGCGCCTCAACAAATATCAGAAGCCGCGCCGGCGCAATGCGCGTAG
- a CDS encoding ABC transporter substrate-binding protein — MNKCFVGMVIAWLGMTTVVAAELPERIKAAGKVIVATQPVYPPMEYKDPGTGELKGADIDLGRALAKQLGVEVVWTETAFEQMISAVTTGRVDVIHSGMADTPKRRESLDFVDYMKSGPQFYSVVSRKNEFKTPVDLCGKTIGMSRVTLFPDQAIKWSAQNCEKSGRPPIVIFGTQSSADARTQLRQGRVDAVVQGSETLPFIMNQEKDTYFLIGEPFADVYQGIGFARSEVSVRDAYAAALKVLMENGEYRKILASQGIEAMALDAVYMNGERVR; from the coding sequence ATGAATAAGTGTTTTGTGGGCATGGTCATTGCGTGGCTTGGCATGACGACGGTTGTGGCCGCCGAGTTGCCCGAACGCATAAAAGCCGCCGGAAAGGTGATTGTCGCAACCCAGCCGGTTTATCCGCCGATGGAATACAAGGATCCAGGGACGGGCGAACTGAAGGGTGCGGACATCGACTTGGGCCGAGCGCTCGCCAAACAGCTCGGCGTGGAGGTCGTGTGGACAGAAACTGCCTTCGAACAGATGATCTCGGCTGTGACTACCGGCCGGGTCGATGTCATCCATTCGGGTATGGCTGACACTCCAAAGCGCCGCGAATCACTCGATTTCGTCGATTACATGAAGTCGGGCCCGCAGTTCTACAGTGTTGTTTCGCGAAAGAACGAGTTCAAGACGCCGGTCGACCTTTGTGGCAAGACCATTGGCATGAGCAGGGTTACACTGTTCCCGGATCAAGCCATAAAGTGGAGTGCGCAAAACTGCGAAAAGTCGGGCAGACCGCCTATCGTCATTTTCGGCACCCAAAGCTCAGCCGACGCTCGCACTCAACTCAGGCAGGGGCGCGTTGACGCGGTCGTCCAGGGCTCGGAAACGCTTCCTTTCATAATGAATCAGGAGAAGGACACGTATTTCCTGATCGGCGAGCCGTTCGCCGACGTCTACCAGGGCATTGGTTTCGCAAGGAGCGAGGTGAGCGTGCGTGATGCCTACGCAGCCGCGCTCAAGGTGCTTATGGAAAACGGCGAGTATCGAAAGATCCTTGCCAGCCAGGGGATCGAAGCCATGGCGCTCGATGCCGTGTACATGAATGGCGAGCGGGTCCGGTAG
- a CDS encoding AraC family transcriptional regulator, whose product MQKRSDLPSPAAAQNEHTVRPFDGGEVHSVLRQFAVKREASSVGLGWSTMFASVQREEPFRGRFEANANALLVTAASGPVDVTYRIDGRVVSRHLQEKGIFFLPPRRDCEVTLNTPLNSIHVYLRPELFSGSEGKAQNSDFGLLPLLGEPEPLTGNLLAVVEEMVREGDTSCSLLADSISHAIANRLVVLNARERKAPCAVERQLSTRSVRSIRDFVEANIADCIKLDDLAAICGVSPEYFIRVFKASLGVSPHRYVVGVRIHHAKLLLTDPNIGLAEVARQCGFAHQQHFTNTFRRMTGLSPGAYRRAMN is encoded by the coding sequence ATGCAGAAACGCTCCGATCTACCATCGCCAGCCGCAGCGCAAAATGAGCATACCGTGCGGCCTTTTGACGGAGGCGAGGTCCATTCCGTGCTGCGACAGTTCGCCGTGAAACGCGAGGCATCCAGTGTGGGGCTCGGCTGGTCGACTATGTTCGCATCGGTTCAGCGGGAAGAGCCGTTCAGGGGCCGCTTCGAAGCCAATGCCAACGCCCTGCTGGTGACTGCAGCTAGTGGACCAGTCGATGTTACCTATCGGATCGACGGGCGTGTTGTATCCAGGCACTTGCAGGAGAAGGGTATCTTTTTCCTGCCGCCGCGCCGCGACTGTGAGGTGACGCTAAATACGCCGTTGAATTCGATCCATGTGTACCTGCGTCCTGAACTGTTTTCTGGCTCTGAAGGTAAAGCGCAGAACTCCGATTTTGGCCTCTTGCCTTTGTTGGGTGAGCCGGAGCCCCTAACCGGCAATCTCCTGGCAGTGGTGGAAGAAATGGTGCGTGAGGGTGATACCTCGTGTTCCCTCCTGGCCGATTCAATTTCGCATGCAATAGCCAATCGCCTTGTCGTGCTCAATGCACGGGAGCGGAAAGCGCCGTGTGCTGTGGAACGCCAGCTGAGTACACGTAGCGTCCGCTCGATTCGTGATTTTGTCGAAGCCAACATCGCGGATTGCATCAAGCTGGACGATTTGGCTGCGATCTGCGGCGTAAGTCCCGAGTATTTCATACGGGTGTTCAAGGCTTCGCTGGGCGTGTCTCCTCACCGCTACGTTGTGGGGGTGCGAATTCATCATGCGAAACTGCTCCTGACGGATCCAAACATTGGCCTCGCGGAAGTTGCAAGGCAATGCGGGTTTGCGCACCAGCAGCATTTCACGAACACGTTCCGTCGGATGACGGGCTTGTCGCCGGGCGCTTATCGACGGGCGATGAACTAA